In Ardenticatenales bacterium, a single genomic region encodes these proteins:
- a CDS encoding RecX family transcriptional regulator → MDRAPWLLATVALFCLIHMDLISDIQPQKRNQQRVNIYVGGQYAFSLSLTAAAELKIGQPLTPELLAQVRSQDEFDKARLTAERFLSYRPRSTAEVRQNLLRKEIPVPLVEQVIRNLQERHLLDDVAFARYWIEQRESFKPRGTLALRQELQQKGLERHIIEAVLTRLDDTSSARRAAEKQAQRWSHLPWEAFSQKMGSFLQRRGFDYDTIRQVTRAVWQAQAADEPE, encoded by the coding sequence ATGGATAGAGCGCCGTGGTTGCTGGCAACCGTGGCGCTTTTTTGTTTGATTCACATGGACCTTATTAGCGACATCCAACCGCAAAAACGCAACCAACAACGAGTTAACATCTACGTTGGGGGACAGTACGCCTTCAGCCTGTCCCTGACCGCGGCAGCGGAATTGAAAATAGGCCAACCATTGACGCCAGAACTCCTGGCCCAAGTCCGCAGCCAGGACGAATTCGACAAAGCGCGTCTCACAGCGGAACGATTCCTCAGCTACCGCCCACGCAGCACGGCGGAAGTGCGACAAAATCTGCTGCGCAAGGAAATACCTGTCCCCCTGGTGGAGCAGGTCATCAGAAATTTACAGGAGCGGCATTTGCTGGACGACGTTGCCTTTGCCCGCTACTGGATCGAACAACGAGAGAGTTTTAAGCCCCGCGGCACCCTGGCTTTGCGCCAGGAACTTCAGCAAAAGGGGCTGGAGCGACATATTATTGAGGCTGTCTTGACCAGGCTGGATGATACCAGCAGCGCCCGGCGGGCAGCCGAGAAGCAGGCCCAACGCTGGTCCCATCTACCCTGGGAGGCGTTTTCCCAAAAAATGGGCAGCTTCTTACAACGACGCGGCTTTGATTATGACACTATCCGCCAGGTAACACGGGCGGTGTGGCAGGCGCAGGCCGCCGACGAACCTGAATAA
- the recA gene encoding recombinase RecA, whose product MNTQNRDKALDNTLATIRKRFGDGAIMRLGDAQHLQVDAIPTGSLALDIALGIGGLPRGRVVEIYGPESSGKTTLCQHIIAEAQKTGGICAFIDMEHALDPRYAARCGVDVNSLYVSQPDTGEQALEIADALIRSGAMDVVVIDSVAALVPRAEIEGEMGDAHVGLQARLMSQALRKMSGTIKQTNTIVIFTNQLRMKIGVMFGNPETTSGGNALKFYASVRLDIRRVQAIKDKSDITGNRTRVKVKKNKVAPPFTECEFDIMYNEGISKTGDVVDLGVSFGLLDKRGSYYRYGDTLLGQGRENAKTFLAENPGFLLELEQLIRQEAGLPLLNGQSETAA is encoded by the coding sequence ATGAATACACAGAACCGTGACAAGGCATTGGACAACACGTTGGCAACGATTCGGAAGCGTTTTGGTGATGGCGCAATTATGCGCCTGGGAGACGCACAGCATCTCCAGGTAGACGCCATCCCCACAGGATCGCTGGCTTTGGACATTGCCCTCGGTATTGGTGGTCTGCCTCGTGGGCGCGTCGTCGAGATTTATGGGCCAGAGTCTTCTGGCAAAACCACTTTGTGCCAGCACATCATCGCGGAAGCACAAAAGACCGGGGGCATCTGCGCCTTCATTGACATGGAACACGCGCTGGACCCCCGTTACGCGGCACGCTGCGGTGTTGACGTCAACAGCCTTTACGTCTCCCAACCCGACACCGGCGAACAGGCGCTGGAGATAGCGGATGCTTTGATTCGTTCGGGCGCAATGGATGTCGTCGTCATCGACTCGGTCGCGGCCCTGGTGCCTCGGGCGGAAATTGAAGGCGAAATGGGCGATGCTCATGTCGGCCTACAGGCCCGCCTCATGTCCCAGGCGCTACGCAAGATGTCCGGCACGATCAAACAGACCAATACGATTGTGATCTTCACGAATCAGCTACGCATGAAGATCGGCGTCATGTTTGGTAACCCGGAAACGACCAGCGGCGGCAATGCCCTTAAGTTTTATGCCTCCGTACGCCTGGATATTCGACGTGTGCAGGCCATCAAGGACAAAAGCGACATCACGGGCAACCGCACGCGGGTGAAAGTGAAGAAAAACAAGGTCGCCCCACCGTTTACGGAATGCGAATTCGACATCATGTACAACGAAGGCATTTCCAAGACGGGGGACGTAGTAGACCTGGGCGTGAGCTTCGGTTTGCTGGACAAACGAGGTTCCTACTATCGTTATGGCGATACCCTGCTAGGACAGGGACGCGAAAACGCGAAAACTTTTCTGGCGGAGAATCCTGGCTTTTTGCTCGAACTGGAGCAACTTATCCGACAAGAAGCAGGATTACCGCTGCTCAATGGGCAGTCCGAGACAGCAGCATAA
- a CDS encoding GNAT family N-acetyltransferase gives MELANPIFNNALMRPLRRADNAELTWFLRNARYTHVHVDWYTLADWLDQPGAVGMEIEGALVGFLVAGADPLPASWLRGVAFIGEWPPGTMLERLLGAVVPALQATHATELAWMASRRWPDPFIPNLGFQTITHVVTMIRETPIMPTFHLNPAIHIRPVTLADMPRLADIEAAAFAPIWRYSARALERANSQSYSFDVALIDDRVVGYQCSTASYYGAHLARMTVDPAVQRGGVGTALLANAIAGYRRGNLRQMSLNTQTDNISSHYLYRKFGYRETAERLPVWVLPLT, from the coding sequence ATGGAATTAGCAAACCCAATTTTTAACAATGCGTTAATGCGCCCACTGCGGCGAGCGGACAACGCGGAACTGACCTGGTTTTTGCGAAATGCGCGATATACGCATGTACATGTGGATTGGTATACGCTGGCGGATTGGCTGGATCAACCTGGGGCGGTGGGGATGGAGATTGAGGGGGCGTTGGTAGGGTTTTTGGTGGCGGGGGCGGATCCGTTGCCGGCATCCTGGCTGCGCGGCGTGGCTTTCATTGGAGAGTGGCCGCCGGGGACGATGTTGGAGCGACTGTTGGGGGCGGTTGTGCCGGCATTACAAGCCACCCACGCCACCGAACTCGCCTGGATGGCCTCCCGTCGCTGGCCCGACCCCTTCATCCCCAACCTCGGGTTCCAAACCATCACCCACGTCGTCACCATGATCCGCGAAACCCCCATCATGCCCACCTTTCACCTCAACCCCGCCATTCATATTCGCCCCGTCACCCTGGCCGACATGCCCCGCCTCGCCGACATCGAAGCCGCCGCCTTTGCCCCCATTTGGCGCTACAGCGCCCGCGCCCTGGAGCGAGCCAACAGCCAGAGCTACAGCTTCGATGTAGCCCTCATTGACGACAGAGTCGTTGGCTACCAATGCAGCACCGCCAGCTACTACGGCGCACACCTGGCGCGCATGACCGTGGACCCCGCGGTGCAGCGCGGCGGCGTGGGCACGGCGCTGCTGGCCAACGCCATTGCCGGCTACCGGCGTGGCAACTTGCGCCAAATGTCGCTCAATACACAAACGGACAACATCTCCTCCCATTACCTGTACCGCAAATTCGGCTACCGCGAGACAGCCGAACGCCTGCCCGTCTGGGTGCTTCCGTTGACCTGA
- a CDS encoding efflux RND transporter permease subunit, producing MLTNFFDRITRLALRFRGLSIILALAVLAAGVWAMTGLNLELLPRIEFPQTIVLAQWSDAADAETFLAQVTQPLEEKLAAVSGVVNVESTTSKALGIVIVRNEFGLNQDRVLADINDAVDAITYPEGMSRPDVLNFSLSDLPVVVASISSSDLTLPELKALVQEDLVPQMEGLSQVSRVTLSGGQELPDASVAAAPAATEAAPQPTPTAEPTAAPTATPDPARLPDILIQGAQAMGLELSVAQDLTPDFVRQLAAFAPQASQALALLTPDNLRLMPAESLALLPADFLDTLDPALRAELDAIAADYGGAGQLALDEAAAAAEPATEAPQVEPVALPESWIAAAAAAGQTISTTADIDVPVMQGIVSLAPPLLADLQPDQWRALDPAAVAVALPQVAVDLDPLLLQQLTAIANAAAGENPAPVELPAELAQAAAGAGFPITNTAQIDVAAVQLLANFAPQLLQTLTPEVLLGLSPEVQAALPASYVTTLDPDMQQTLAVIAIRAAQFQAAPPIVVAAAQVEPVPLPESWITTAAAAGQTISTTADLDVVTMQTVVSFAPRLLADLQPAQWRAIDPAALAVALPVVTDMDAVLRQQLAAILAASAGENPPAVPLPTAWIAAAEYAGITVTNTAQIPPQAIGLIAGSTPELLDTLTSDVILGLPAEALAVLPTDFLATLDPDTQDTLRVIAIRAAQFQASQVVAETETPPSPTPELTPTVEPGRLPDLLIQGAQAAGVQLEYAQDITPDFMRLFAGLGPQAVQALSLLTPDNLRLLQPEVIALLPPAYLDTLDPALRAELDTLAADYGGAGQLAAAEQAEREAASAGAPPLGGIWIEPAPDGSPSAFQTAADILNNAFVPGAANFLNFFPESPQVQNAADWLGALTPDVIAYLAENEEDFAATLQPNVLEMMSPESLTYLLDNYPDAFAPDLAQRLRGIAAGQIAAFIPEASITRTDGNPAVILSLYKDGDANTVVVAHRIFDALDAYKAEHPGVQTSLVFEQATFIEDSISGVSREGILGGVFAIVVILLFLSGHVGGRYRLSWRATLVTAVSIPLSLFAALLLMRVVPPTIGVWLQGLVETTNNPILTFISRLFPTSVTLNIMTLSGLTVAIGRVVDDSIVVLENSYRFIQRGDDPRHAVLEGTKEVAIAIFSATATTVAVFLPLGLIGGLIGSFFLPFGLTVTYALAASFVVSITVVPALTYLLIRRENIPEERESAMQRWYTPILAWSLRNRWLTMLIAALIFLGSLGLLNQLPRSFIPSIGEPTVNVTVGLPAGTRMAETDSLAREFEAVVADLPAIDTVQTEVGSAGGFEAAFGGGGVRENSAAITISVADQEQINELTNEIRQRAQALFGADNVTVSAASQTGFGGFALVLTGDSAAELQDLVGPVEAALGSVDLDADGVPDIANVSSNVDATAVGGSGTIIRIDGRPAVSFSGDLETDNTIGVTNAAKQAIIDVGLPSGVQVSEGFDSQQQIEGFQSMVVAIGYSIVLVYLIMALTFRSLVHPFTILFSLPFALVGAAIALFITNSVLGISAMIGFMMLVGIVVTNGIVLMELVQQLRQRGKNATDALIEGGRTRLRPIWMTALAAILALIPLAASSEAGAIIASELARAVTGGLLVSTALTLLVVPVVYSLFDGLTNRLRRK from the coding sequence ATGCTAACAAATTTCTTTGACCGAATCACACGCCTGGCACTGCGGTTTCGTGGTCTATCGATCATTCTTGCCCTGGCCGTGTTGGCGGCGGGCGTGTGGGCCATGACGGGCCTCAATCTGGAACTGCTGCCGCGCATTGAGTTCCCGCAGACCATCGTGTTGGCCCAATGGTCCGACGCGGCGGACGCGGAAACCTTCCTGGCGCAGGTTACGCAGCCGCTAGAGGAAAAGTTGGCCGCGGTTTCCGGCGTAGTCAACGTGGAATCTACCACCAGCAAGGCGTTGGGCATCGTCATTGTGCGGAACGAGTTTGGTCTGAACCAGGACCGCGTGCTGGCGGACATCAATGATGCCGTGGACGCCATCACCTATCCCGAGGGCATGAGCCGCCCGGACGTGCTGAATTTCAGTCTAAGCGACCTGCCCGTGGTTGTGGCCAGCATTTCTTCATCCGACCTGACGCTACCGGAACTAAAGGCGCTCGTGCAGGAAGACCTGGTTCCGCAAATGGAAGGTCTGTCCCAGGTGAGCCGCGTGACGTTGAGCGGTGGGCAAGAGCTGCCGGATGCGTCCGTTGCCGCCGCGCCTGCGGCCACGGAAGCGGCTCCGCAGCCGACGCCCACGGCGGAGCCAACCGCCGCGCCCACGGCCACGCCCGATCCGGCGCGCCTGCCGGATATTTTGATTCAGGGGGCGCAGGCGATGGGGCTGGAGTTGAGCGTGGCGCAGGATTTGACGCCTGATTTTGTCCGCCAGTTGGCGGCTTTTGCACCGCAGGCGTCGCAGGCGTTGGCTTTGTTGACGCCGGATAATTTGCGTTTGATGCCGGCAGAATCCCTCGCCCTTCTCCCCGCTGATTTCCTGGACACCCTGGACCCCGCCCTGCGCGCCGAACTGGACGCCATTGCCGCCGATTATGGCGGCGCCGGGCAGTTGGCCCTCGACGAAGCCGCCGCCGCCGCTGAACCGGCCACAGAAGCGCCACAAGTGGAACCGGTGGCCTTGCCGGAAAGCTGGATCGCCGCCGCCGCCGCCGCCGGCCAGACCATTTCCACCACCGCCGACATTGACGTGCCCGTGATGCAGGGGATTGTCTCGCTCGCGCCGCCGCTTTTGGCCGATTTACAGCCGGACCAATGGCGCGCCCTTGATCCCGCTGCCGTTGCCGTGGCCTTGCCGCAGGTCGCCGTGGATTTGGATCCCCTCCTCCTGCAACAATTAACGGCCATCGCCAACGCCGCCGCCGGCGAAAACCCGGCCCCCGTTGAACTGCCCGCGGAATTGGCCCAGGCGGCAGCCGGCGCGGGCTTCCCCATCACCAACACAGCGCAAATTGACGTGGCCGCCGTGCAACTCTTGGCGAACTTCGCCCCCCAGCTTTTGCAGACGCTCACGCCGGAGGTTTTGCTTGGGTTGAGTCCTGAGGTGCAGGCGGCGTTGCCGGCATCTTACGTCACCACCCTCGACCCCGACATGCAGCAAACCCTGGCCGTCATCGCCATCCGCGCCGCCCAGTTCCAGGCCGCCCCGCCCATCGTAGTGGCCGCGGCGCAGGTCGAACCTGTGCCCCTGCCGGAAAGCTGGATCACCACCGCCGCCGCCGCCGGGCAAACCATCTCCACCACGGCGGACCTGGACGTGGTCACCATGCAGACGGTCGTCAGCTTCGCGCCGCGGCTTCTGGCGGACTTGCAGCCGGCGCAGTGGCGGGCGATTGATCCGGCGGCGCTGGCCGTGGCGCTGCCCGTTGTCACGGACATGGACGCAGTTTTGCGGCAGCAGTTGGCGGCTATTCTCGCCGCTTCCGCCGGCGAAAATCCCCCCGCCGTCCCCTTGCCTACAGCCTGGATCGCCGCCGCGGAATATGCCGGCATCACCGTCACCAACACCGCCCAAATTCCCCCCCAAGCAATTGGCCTCATTGCCGGCAGCACCCCCGAACTCCTCGACACCCTCACCAGCGACGTCATCCTCGGCCTCCCCGCCGAGGCTCTCGCCGTCTTGCCCACCGACTTCCTGGCCACCCTTGACCCCGACACGCAAGACACGCTGCGCGTCATCGCCATTCGCGCCGCGCAGTTCCAGGCGTCCCAGGTGGTCGCCGAGACGGAAACCCCACCCTCGCCCACGCCCGAACTCACGCCCACCGTGGAGCCGGGCCGCCTGCCCGACCTGTTGATCCAGGGCGCGCAAGCAGCGGGCGTGCAGTTGGAATACGCCCAGGACATCACACCCGACTTCATGCGCCTCTTCGCCGGGTTGGGACCGCAAGCCGTGCAGGCCCTCTCCTTGCTCACGCCCGACAACCTCCGCCTGCTACAACCGGAAGTCATCGCTTTGCTGCCACCCGCTTACCTGGACACCCTCGATCCCGCCTTGCGCGCCGAACTGGACACCCTGGCCGCGGATTATGGCGGCGCGGGGCAACTGGCCGCCGCCGAGCAAGCCGAACGTGAAGCCGCTTCCGCCGGCGCGCCGCCGCTGGGTGGTATCTGGATTGAACCCGCGCCCGATGGCTCGCCCTCCGCCTTCCAGACGGCGGCGGACATCCTCAACAATGCCTTCGTGCCGGGTGCGGCCAATTTCCTTAACTTCTTCCCCGAATCTCCTCAGGTCCAAAACGCCGCCGACTGGCTCGGCGCGCTCACGCCAGACGTCATCGCGTATCTGGCCGAGAATGAAGAGGATTTCGCGGCCACGTTGCAGCCCAATGTGCTGGAAATGATGTCGCCGGAAAGCCTCACCTACTTGCTGGACAACTACCCCGATGCGTTTGCGCCTGACCTGGCGCAGCGGCTGCGCGGCATCGCCGCCGGCCAGATCGCCGCCTTCATCCCCGAAGCCAGCATCACGCGCACCGATGGCAACCCCGCCGTTATCCTCAGTCTCTACAAAGATGGCGACGCCAATACGGTCGTCGTCGCGCACCGCATTTTCGATGCGCTGGACGCCTACAAAGCGGAGCATCCCGGTGTGCAAACCAGCCTCGTCTTTGAGCAGGCCACCTTTATCGAAGATTCGATTTCCGGCGTGTCGCGGGAAGGCATCCTGGGGGGCGTTTTCGCCATCGTCGTCATCCTGCTCTTCCTCAGTGGGCATGTCGGCGGCAGGTATCGCCTGAGCTGGCGGGCCACGCTGGTGACGGCGGTGTCCATTCCCCTTTCTTTGTTCGCGGCCTTGCTGCTGATGCGGGTGGTTCCGCCGACGATTGGCGTGTGGTTGCAAGGATTGGTGGAGACGACCAATAACCCCATTCTCACCTTCATTTCGCGCCTGTTCCCCACCAGTGTCACGTTGAATATCATGACGCTGAGTGGTCTCACGGTGGCGATTGGGCGTGTGGTGGATGACTCGATTGTGGTGTTGGAAAACTCGTACCGCTTCATTCAGCGCGGCGACGACCCGCGCCACGCGGTGTTGGAAGGGACAAAGGAGGTGGCGATTGCCATTTTCTCGGCGACGGCGACGACGGTGGCCGTGTTCTTACCTCTGGGTTTGATTGGCGGCCTGATTGGTTCGTTCTTTCTGCCGTTTGGTCTGACGGTGACGTATGCGTTGGCGGCGAGTTTTGTGGTGTCGATCACGGTTGTGCCGGCATTAACCTACCTCCTCATCCGCCGTGAAAACATCCCCGAAGAACGGGAAAGCGCCATGCAGCGCTGGTACACGCCCATCCTGGCCTGGTCCCTGCGCAACCGCTGGCTCACCATGCTCATTGCCGCCCTCATCTTTCTCGGTAGCCTCGGCCTGCTCAACCAACTACCCCGCAGCTTCATTCCCTCCATTGGCGAACCCACGGTCAATGTTACAGTTGGTCTTCCTGCCGGCACGCGTATGGCGGAAACCGACAGCCTGGCGCGCGAATTCGAGGCAGTCGTGGCCGATTTGCCGGCCATAGACACCGTGCAAACGGAAGTAGGCAGTGCCGGCGGGTTTGAGGCAGCTTTTGGTGGCGGTGGCGTGCGTGAGAACAGTGCCGCCATCACCATCAGCGTCGCGGACCAGGAGCAAATCAACGAACTGACGAACGAGATCCGCCAGCGGGCGCAAGCGTTATTCGGCGCGGATAATGTGACCGTCTCCGCCGCTTCGCAAACCGGCTTTGGCGGCTTCGCCCTTGTCCTCACGGGCGACTCGGCGGCGGAACTGCAAGACCTGGTTGGCCCCGTCGAAGCGGCCCTCGGCTCCGTGGACCTGGACGCCGATGGCGTGCCGGACATCGCCAACGTTAGCAGCAATGTGGACGCGACCGCCGTTGGCGGTAGTGGAACCATCATACGGATTGATGGCCGACCCGCCGTCAGCTTCAGCGGTGATTTGGAAACGGACAACACCATTGGCGTCACCAACGCGGCCAAGCAGGCCATCATCGACGTGGGGCTGCCCAGTGGCGTGCAGGTGAGCGAGGGCTTCGACTCGCAGCAGCAAATCGAAGGCTTCCAGAGCATGGTGGTGGCGATTGGCTACTCCATTGTTCTCGTCTACCTGATCATGGCCCTGACTTTCCGCAGTCTGGTTCATCCGTTCACCATCCTATTCAGTTTGCCCTTTGCCCTGGTGGGCGCGGCCATCGCCCTGTTCATCACCAACAGCGTCCTGGGCATCTCCGCCATGATTGGCTTCATGATGCTCGTCGGCATTGTGGTGACCAACGGGATTGTCTTGATGGAGCTGGTGCAGCAGTTGCGCCAGCGCGGCAAAAATGCGACGGATGCCCTGATCGAGGGCGGGCGCACCCGCTTACGTCCCATCTGGATGACGGCCCTGGCCGCTATTCTGGCCTTGATCCCGCTGGCGGCCAGCAGCGAGGCGGGCGCGATCATCGCCTCCGAACTGGCCCGCGCCGTCACAGGCGGGTTACTGGTGAGTACGGCACTGACGCTGCTGGTTGTTCCCGTGGTGTATAGTCTCTTCGATGGTCTGACGAATCGTTTGCGCCGCAAATAA
- a CDS encoding SLC13 family permease: MTVQIVLVLLILGVAIVLFATERIRVDVVSLMVLLSLFLTGIISVEDAFGGFANPAVITVWAIYMMSDGMARVGVADMLGARILRLAGNDQARLVFYIMLMVGIMSAFTNNIGATAVLLPAVISIGTQTNVPASKLLIPLAFGSLLGGVTTLIGTPPNLLVSAALVEAGLAPFNLLDFTPLGVIILASSILYMVFIGRHLLPERREVSHSADLARDYHLRDYLCELTVLPNSPLVDKTLEQARLGEIYDLTVIALVRNGETHLDLVATSVLHAGDRLLCKGSVQDMLSLQEQLGISFDANTHVRVRDLISADTILAELVVSQRADFIGQTLQEADFRNRYDLTVLAIWHDTAHITASLEDIPLRLGDVLLVHGRRERIESLRGHNGFLVLGPLEIETPRHHKAPLAVAIFASMIGLVLVGVLHISAAAVMGTVLFVLTGVMTMDEAYRAVEWKSVFLIAGMLPMSIAMQQTGAAQLAADSILGLVGSFGARGLLLGLFILTTILTGFMSNAAAAVLVAPIAISAAQGLGLEPHGFVMGVGIAASSAFFTPVGHQANVLVYGPGGYRFFDYTKVGVPLTILIWILMLIFLPVFFPL, from the coding sequence TTGACAGTACAGATCGTGCTCGTGCTGTTAATTCTGGGGGTGGCGATTGTCCTTTTCGCCACGGAACGCATTCGTGTAGACGTGGTATCTCTGATGGTGCTGCTGTCGTTGTTCTTGACGGGCATCATTAGCGTGGAAGATGCCTTTGGGGGGTTCGCCAATCCAGCCGTGATCACTGTGTGGGCGATTTATATGATGAGCGATGGGATGGCGCGGGTGGGCGTGGCGGATATGCTCGGCGCGCGTATCTTGCGCCTTGCCGGCAATGATCAGGCCCGTCTCGTGTTTTACATTATGCTCATGGTGGGCATCATGTCCGCCTTCACAAACAACATCGGCGCGACCGCCGTCTTGTTGCCTGCCGTGATCAGCATTGGGACGCAGACGAATGTGCCGGCATCTAAACTGCTCATCCCTCTGGCCTTTGGCTCCCTCCTCGGCGGCGTCACCACCCTCATCGGCACTCCCCCCAACCTCCTCGTCAGCGCCGCCCTCGTTGAAGCCGGGCTGGCCCCCTTCAATTTGCTCGACTTCACCCCCCTCGGCGTCATCATCCTCGCCAGCAGCATCCTCTACATGGTCTTCATCGGGCGACATCTGCTGCCAGAGCGGCGCGAAGTCTCCCATTCCGCCGACCTGGCCCGCGATTATCACCTGCGCGACTACTTGTGCGAACTGACCGTGCTGCCCAATTCTCCCCTGGTCGATAAAACATTGGAGCAGGCCCGCCTGGGCGAAATCTACGACCTCACGGTCATCGCCCTGGTGCGCAACGGCGAAACGCACCTGGACCTGGTGGCGACCTCCGTGCTGCACGCCGGCGACCGCCTGCTCTGCAAGGGGTCCGTGCAAGACATGCTGTCCTTGCAAGAGCAGTTGGGCATCAGCTTTGACGCGAATACGCACGTGCGCGTGCGCGACCTGATTTCCGCGGACACAATCCTGGCGGAGCTTGTGGTCAGCCAGCGCGCCGATTTCATCGGGCAAACCCTGCAGGAGGCGGATTTTCGCAATCGGTATGATCTGACCGTGCTGGCTATCTGGCATGATACGGCCCACATCACGGCCTCGTTGGAAGATATTCCCCTGCGCCTGGGGGACGTATTACTCGTGCATGGTCGCCGCGAGCGGATTGAATCGTTGCGCGGCCACAATGGTTTTCTCGTTTTGGGACCTTTGGAGATTGAGACCCCTCGCCATCATAAAGCGCCACTGGCGGTTGCTATTTTTGCCTCCATGATTGGTCTGGTCCTGGTGGGTGTGCTGCACATTTCCGCCGCCGCGGTGATGGGCACGGTTCTGTTCGTCCTTACGGGGGTGATGACGATGGACGAAGCGTATCGGGCTGTGGAGTGGAAGTCGGTGTTTTTAATTGCCGGCATGTTGCCCATGAGCATCGCCATGCAGCAAACGGGCGCAGCCCAACTCGCAGCCGACTCCATTCTGGGACTCGTCGGCAGCTTCGGCGCGCGCGGCCTCCTCCTCGGCCTCTTCATCCTCACCACCATCCTCACCGGCTTCATGTCCAACGCCGCCGCCGCCGTCCTCGTCGCTCCCATTGCCATCAGTGCCGCCCAAGGTCTGGGATTGGAGCCACATGGGTTTGTCATGGGCGTGGGCATTGCCGCCTCCAGCGCCTTTTTCACTCCCGTCGGCCACCAGGCCAACGTCCTCGTTTATGGCCCCGGCGGCTACCGCTTCTTCGATTACACCAAAGTCGGCGTGCCCCTGACCATTCTCATTTGGATATTGATGCTCATCTTCCTGCCCGTTTTCTTTCCCCTGTAG
- a CDS encoding iron ABC transporter permease: MRGSPFSWLKKGPRLALVALPLLFLALFFFYPLVNILRLSLTVAALQTFFARAYLWRVLWFTVWQAALSTLLTLLIGLPASYLFARYDFAGKHLLRALTTIPFVMPTVVVAAAFRALLGPSGPVNQSLMTLFRLSQPPLRLEQTLAIILLAHIFYNVTIVVRLVGGFWANLNPRLTEAAQLLGASPRRAFWEVTLPLLRPPLFGAALLIYLFTFTSFGVVLILGGPRFSTIETEIYRQYVTYLRPDIAALLSLLQILFTFLLMSAYARWQRRAAVPLDLQPQQRTVRRPITVGEKLRVGALVGGLSAFLLLPLLALVWRSLTDASGHLTLAYYQALPVSRRGSITFIPPLLAVRNSLLFGLLTVLFASFFGLLSATLLTRPARGRGWLEPVFMLPLGVSAVTLGFGYVVTYRGLRTSPLLVLIAHVLVAFPFVVRAVLPVLQGIRPRLREAAALLGASPARVWREIDLPIVGRALLVGAVFAFTISMGEFGATSFIARPNSGYLTLPIAIERYLSQPGALNFGQALAMSTLLMLVCTVGFLAIERFRYADVGEF; this comes from the coding sequence ATGCGTGGATCTCCGTTCTCCTGGCTGAAAAAAGGACCGCGCCTGGCTCTTGTCGCCTTGCCGCTGCTGTTCCTCGCCCTTTTCTTTTTCTATCCTCTGGTCAACATTCTGCGCCTCAGTCTGACGGTTGCTGCGCTGCAAACGTTTTTTGCGCGCGCCTATCTCTGGCGCGTCCTTTGGTTTACCGTCTGGCAGGCGGCGCTCTCCACGCTGCTGACATTGCTGATCGGCTTGCCGGCATCTTACCTGTTCGCGCGTTATGATTTTGCCGGCAAACACCTCCTGCGCGCCCTCACCACCATCCCCTTCGTCATGCCCACCGTCGTCGTCGCCGCCGCCTTTCGCGCCCTGCTGGGACCATCCGGCCCCGTCAACCAATCCCTCATGACGCTTTTTCGCCTCAGCCAGCCGCCGCTGCGCCTGGAACAAACCCTGGCCATCATCCTCCTGGCGCACATCTTCTACAACGTCACCATCGTCGTGCGTCTGGTAGGCGGCTTTTGGGCCAACCTCAACCCCCGCCTGACCGAAGCGGCCCAACTGTTGGGGGCCTCGCCCCGGCGCGCCTTTTGGGAAGTAACCCTGCCACTATTGCGCCCACCGCTGTTCGGCGCGGCGCTGCTCATCTACCTGTTCACCTTCACCAGCTTTGGCGTCGTCCTCATCCTGGGTGGCCCCCGTTTTAGCACCATCGAGACGGAAATCTACCGCCAATACGTGACCTACTTGCGCCCGGACATCGCCGCCTTGTTATCTCTCCTGCAAATCCTCTTCACCTTCCTCCTCATGTCGGCCTATGCGCGCTGGCAGCGACGCGCCGCCGTTCCCCTGGACTTGCAGCCGCAACAGCGCACCGTGCGCCGCCCCATTACGGTCGGCGAGAAACTGCGCGTCGGCGCGTTGGTAGGCGGCCTGAGCGCGTTCCTGCTGCTGCCGCTGCTGGCGTTGGTGTGGCGCTCGCTCACCGACGCCTCCGGCCATCTCACCCTGGCCTATTATCAGGCGCTGCCCGTTTCCCGCCGCGGCAGCATCACCTTTATTCCGCCGCTGCTGGCGGTGCGCAATTCCCTCCTGTTTGGTCTGCTGACGGTGCTGTTCGCGTCTTTCTTCGGCCTGCTTAGCGCCACGCTGCTCACGCGCCCGGCACGCGGGCGCGGCTGGTTGGAACCCGTCTTCATGCTGCCCCTGGGCGTCTCCGCCGTCACCCTCGGCTTTGGCTACGTAGTTACCTATCGCGGCCTGCGCACCTCCCCTCTGCTCGTCCTCATCGCCCATGTCCTGGTTGCCTTCCCCTTTGTCGTGCGCGCCGTGCTGCCCGTGCTGCAAGGGATTCGCCCCCGCTTGCGCGAAGCGGCTGCCCTGCTGGGCGCGTCTCCCGCGCGCGTCTGGCGCGAGATTGACCTGCCCATTGTGGGGCGGGCGCTGCTGGTGGGCGCGGTCTTTGCCTTCACCATCAGCATGGGTGAGTTTGGGGCCACCAGTTTCATTGCCCGACCCAACAGCGGCTATCTGACGTTGCCGATTGCCATTGAGCGGTATTTGAGCCAGCCGGGCGCACTTAATTTTGGGCAGGCGCTGGCGATGAGTACGCTGCTGATGCTGGTTTGTACGGTGGGCTTTTTGGCGATTGAGCGTTTTCGTTACGCGGATGTGGGGGAGTTTTAG